The following coding sequences are from one Halorubrum sp. BOL3-1 window:
- a CDS encoding acyl-CoA carboxylase subunit beta yields MKVHVGAAATPEEAEAIAKSLAEHLGVGIDVYTDDGDEEMPAASAEPPESDYPLDDDLGPTDRERDLQAEIDDILRGGPEKYRDRLAEQGKLFVRDRLDLWFGGEGGTRGAGDASATDGDPAGVKFEDGRFAAFDDWHPDAPGGAGENGNDGADGDGDSDGEEDAADDETDEVDRDRLPGDGLLTGAAEFEGRDVHFMANDFTVKAGSMAAKGVEKFLRMQQRALKTGNPVLYLMDSSGGRIDQQTGFFANREGIGKYYYNHSMLSGAVPQICVLYGPCIAGAAYTPVFADFTVMVEGVSAMAIASPRMVEMVTGEEIDLEDLGGPRVHAEESGSADLVARDEEHARELVADLIGYLPDRAGEKPPKRETKPPKFSPDGIDELIPASPNRAYDAHDLLDRIADAESVFELKAGYGPEIVTAFCRIDGRPVGVVASQPTERSGAIFPDAAEKAAEFVWTCDAYEIPLLYLCDTPGFMAGSGVEKDAILEKGKKLIYATSSATVPKQTVVVRKAYGAGIYAMGGPAYDPESVIGLPSGEIGIMGPEAAINAVYARKLAAIDDPDERAAEEERLREEYREGIDVHRMASEVVIDEIVPPSDLRAELAARFDFYEDVQKDLPDKKHGTVL; encoded by the coding sequence ATGAAAGTCCACGTCGGCGCGGCGGCGACCCCCGAGGAGGCCGAGGCGATCGCGAAGTCGCTCGCGGAACACCTCGGCGTCGGCATCGACGTCTACACCGATGACGGCGACGAGGAGATGCCGGCCGCGAGCGCCGAACCGCCGGAAAGCGACTACCCGCTCGACGACGACCTCGGTCCCACGGACCGCGAGCGCGACCTTCAAGCGGAGATCGACGACATTCTCCGGGGCGGTCCCGAGAAGTACCGCGACCGACTCGCGGAGCAGGGGAAGCTGTTCGTCCGCGACCGCCTCGACCTCTGGTTCGGCGGCGAGGGAGGCACCCGCGGCGCGGGCGACGCGAGCGCGACCGACGGCGACCCCGCGGGCGTGAAGTTCGAGGACGGGAGGTTCGCCGCGTTCGACGACTGGCACCCCGACGCGCCCGGCGGGGCCGGCGAGAACGGTAACGACGGGGCGGACGGGGACGGCGACTCGGACGGCGAGGAGGACGCGGCCGACGACGAGACCGACGAGGTCGACCGCGACCGCCTCCCCGGCGACGGCCTGCTGACGGGCGCCGCCGAGTTCGAGGGACGCGACGTCCACTTCATGGCCAACGACTTCACCGTGAAGGCGGGGTCGATGGCCGCGAAGGGCGTCGAGAAGTTCCTCCGGATGCAACAGCGCGCGCTGAAGACGGGCAACCCCGTCCTCTACCTGATGGACTCCTCCGGCGGGCGGATCGACCAGCAGACGGGCTTTTTCGCTAACCGCGAGGGTATCGGGAAGTACTACTACAACCACTCGATGCTCTCGGGCGCGGTGCCGCAGATCTGTGTCCTCTACGGACCGTGCATCGCCGGGGCCGCGTACACGCCCGTCTTCGCGGACTTCACCGTGATGGTCGAGGGGGTGTCCGCGATGGCGATCGCCTCCCCGCGGATGGTGGAGATGGTCACCGGCGAGGAGATCGACTTAGAAGATCTGGGCGGCCCGCGCGTCCACGCAGAGGAGTCCGGCTCCGCCGACCTCGTCGCGCGCGACGAGGAGCACGCCCGCGAGCTGGTCGCGGACCTGATCGGCTACCTCCCGGACCGAGCGGGCGAGAAGCCCCCGAAACGCGAGACCAAGCCGCCGAAGTTCTCGCCCGACGGGATAGACGAGCTGATCCCGGCGTCGCCGAACCGCGCGTACGACGCCCACGACCTGCTCGACCGGATCGCCGACGCCGAGTCGGTGTTCGAACTGAAGGCGGGGTACGGCCCGGAGATCGTCACCGCCTTCTGTCGGATCGACGGTCGCCCGGTCGGCGTCGTCGCCAGCCAGCCGACTGAGCGCTCGGGGGCCATCTTCCCGGACGCCGCGGAGAAGGCCGCGGAGTTCGTCTGGACCTGCGACGCCTACGAGATCCCCCTGTTGTACCTCTGTGACACGCCCGGCTTCATGGCCGGCTCGGGGGTCGAGAAGGACGCGATCTTAGAGAAGGGGAAGAAGCTGATCTACGCCACCTCCTCGGCGACGGTCCCGAAACAGACCGTCGTGGTCCGGAAGGCGTACGGCGCGGGGATCTACGCGATGGGCGGTCCCGCCTACGACCCCGAGAGCGTCATCGGACTCCCCTCCGGCGAGATCGGTATCATGGGACCGGAGGCCGCGATCAACGCCGTCTACGCCCGGAAGCTCGCCGCGATCGACGACCCCGACGAGCGGGCGGCCGAAGAGGAACGGCTGCGCGAGGAGTACCGCGAGGGGATCGATGTCCACCGGATGGCCAGCGAGGTCGTCATCGACGAGATCGTTCCCCCCTCCGACCTCCGCGCCGAGCTGGCCGCCCGGTTCGACTTCTACGAGGACGTTCAGAAGGATCTCCCGGACAAGAAACACGGGACGGTCCTCTGA
- a CDS encoding redoxin domain-containing protein, with product MIDVGDTAPDFIAPAVAGGTATELELFRLVEAHEAVVLAFAPATFVPTCTAAFAAVRDAGWRDRDDLAVVALTGDSLYAGFAYADRFGLPFPIVSDFHGGVAASYDLLAESWEGHSEIPRRATVVIDGGWTVRFADAAAAALDRADPSPVRNATAALREMGLDVDRPRVDYDGAW from the coding sequence ATGATCGACGTCGGCGACACGGCCCCCGACTTCATCGCGCCCGCAGTCGCCGGCGGGACGGCGACCGAACTGGAGCTGTTCCGCCTCGTCGAGGCGCACGAGGCCGTCGTCCTCGCGTTCGCACCCGCGACGTTCGTCCCGACCTGTACCGCCGCGTTCGCCGCGGTCCGCGACGCGGGCTGGCGCGACCGCGATGACCTCGCCGTCGTCGCGCTGACGGGCGACTCGCTGTACGCCGGGTTCGCGTACGCCGACCGCTTCGGCCTCCCATTCCCGATCGTCTCCGACTTTCACGGGGGCGTCGCGGCGTCGTACGACCTGCTCGCGGAGTCGTGGGAGGGACACTCCGAGATCCCGCGCCGCGCGACGGTCGTGATCGACGGCGGCTGGACGGTCCGGTTCGCGGACGCGGCCGCCGCCGCGCTCGACCGCGCCGACCCGTCTCCCGTTCGGAACGCGACCGCGGCGCTCCGCGAGATGGGTCTCGACGTCGACCGACCGCGGGTGGACTACGACGGGGCGTGGTGA
- the gfo6 gene encoding D-xylose 1-dehydrogenase Gfo6: MEAAFAEYLDEFARRDWETLDPDAVTDPVRVAVVGLGWFAREWSLPGIDRSAYTEATVVTDVDADAVEAVAAERDVTGVTPEELRSGAVADDYDAVYVATPNATHLEYVEAAAEHGKAVLCEKPLEATAERARRLVAACRDADAPLMVGYRMQTDPAVRRLRDLIDAGVAGDVVGVHATMSQTMLGELGGDDDQWRLDSELSGGGALMDLGVYPLNTTRFVLGADPVRVSGRTRSEHEAFADVDEHATFRLEFPGGVDALCTVSQNAQHASRLEVTGTDARLILDPAFYEREDRGFAVVRDGTRVDADFDQVHQIEEEFAYFGHQLLAGEPFHPDGEHALVDVRALDAVYESAETGRPVALDGDS; encoded by the coding sequence ATGGAAGCCGCCTTCGCGGAGTACCTCGACGAGTTCGCGCGCCGGGACTGGGAGACGCTCGACCCGGACGCCGTCACCGACCCCGTCCGGGTCGCGGTCGTCGGCCTCGGCTGGTTCGCCCGCGAGTGGTCGCTCCCCGGTATCGACCGGTCGGCGTACACTGAGGCGACCGTCGTCACCGACGTCGACGCCGACGCGGTCGAGGCGGTCGCCGCCGAACGCGACGTGACCGGCGTCACGCCGGAGGAACTCCGGTCGGGCGCGGTCGCGGACGACTACGACGCCGTCTACGTCGCGACCCCCAACGCGACCCACTTGGAGTACGTCGAGGCCGCCGCGGAACACGGGAAGGCAGTCCTCTGCGAGAAGCCGCTGGAGGCGACGGCGGAGCGCGCTCGTCGGCTCGTGGCCGCGTGTCGGGACGCTGACGCGCCCCTGATGGTCGGCTACCGGATGCAGACCGACCCCGCCGTCCGGCGGCTCCGCGACCTGATCGACGCGGGCGTCGCCGGCGACGTGGTCGGCGTTCACGCGACGATGTCCCAGACGATGCTCGGCGAGCTCGGCGGCGACGACGACCAGTGGCGGCTCGACTCGGAGCTGTCGGGCGGCGGCGCGCTCATGGATCTGGGCGTCTACCCGCTCAACACGACCCGGTTCGTCCTCGGCGCGGACCCGGTCCGCGTCTCGGGCCGGACCCGCTCGGAGCACGAGGCGTTCGCCGACGTCGACGAGCACGCCACGTTCCGGCTGGAGTTCCCGGGCGGCGTCGACGCGCTGTGTACGGTGAGCCAGAACGCCCAGCACGCGAGCCGGCTGGAGGTCACGGGGACGGACGCCAGGCTGATCTTAGACCCGGCCTTCTACGAGCGGGAGGACCGCGGGTTCGCCGTCGTCCGCGACGGCACGCGGGTCGACGCGGACTTCGACCAGGTCCACCAGATCGAAGAGGAGTTCGCGTACTTCGGCCACCAGCTGCTGGCGGGCGAGCCGTTCCACCCGGACGGCGAGCACGCCCTCGTCGACGTGCGCGCGCTCGACGCGGTCTACGAGTCGGCTGAGACCGGCCGGCCGGTGGCGCTCGACGGCGACTCGTAG
- a CDS encoding PQQ-dependent sugar dehydrogenase, with protein MTDSPDCADRRSVLRATAGVTGLPAIAGCLGGEGDGGDGDDDTDGNGGADAPPDDGPDVDYAVETVAEGFENPWGLAFLPDDGRLLVTERPGRLSLVDPGDGTVEGVAGEPDVFAEGQGGLLDVAVNPDYPDDSRIYLTYSATDDDGSGAAATHVGSGRLSLDGEDAPAIDGFEPIRVAEPFREGANHFGSRATFGPEGALFVTVGDRRDTDFGPDHVSQDRSNELGATLRLTPDGDAHPDNPFVDDSDAADAIYSHGHRNPQAMAVRHETGALWECEHGEEDGDEINAIERGGDYGWPIASEACRYGTDDPVAPGHDERDDVTAPVHHWPCGSGGFPPSGAVFYDGDAFPEWRGDLLAGTLAGEYLGRFTIDGAGAEGASVTERDPLLGDREWRMRAVAVEPATGHLYVAVDDADAPLARLVPE; from the coding sequence ATGACCGACTCCCCCGATTGCGCCGACAGACGCAGCGTCCTCCGCGCCACCGCCGGCGTCACCGGTCTCCCCGCGATCGCCGGGTGTCTCGGCGGTGAGGGCGACGGCGGCGATGGCGACGACGACACCGACGGAAACGGCGGCGCGGACGCCCCGCCGGACGACGGCCCGGACGTGGACTACGCCGTCGAGACCGTCGCGGAGGGGTTCGAGAACCCGTGGGGACTCGCGTTCCTGCCCGACGACGGCCGCCTGCTCGTTACCGAACGCCCGGGGCGGCTCTCGCTCGTCGACCCCGGGGACGGGACGGTTGAGGGGGTCGCGGGCGAGCCAGACGTGTTCGCGGAGGGGCAGGGCGGCCTGCTCGATGTCGCGGTCAACCCCGACTACCCGGACGACTCTCGGATCTATCTCACCTACAGCGCGACTGACGACGACGGGAGCGGCGCGGCGGCGACGCACGTCGGGAGCGGGCGGCTCTCGCTCGACGGCGAGGACGCGCCCGCGATCGACGGCTTCGAACCGATCCGCGTCGCGGAGCCGTTCCGCGAGGGCGCGAACCACTTCGGGTCGCGGGCGACGTTCGGTCCCGAGGGCGCGCTGTTCGTCACGGTCGGTGACCGGCGCGACACCGATTTCGGGCCGGACCACGTCTCGCAGGACCGCTCGAACGAGCTGGGCGCGACGCTCAGACTGACGCCCGACGGCGACGCCCATCCCGACAACCCCTTCGTCGACGACTCCGACGCGGCGGACGCGATCTACAGCCACGGCCACCGGAACCCGCAGGCGATGGCGGTGCGGCACGAGACGGGCGCGCTCTGGGAGTGCGAGCACGGCGAGGAGGACGGCGACGAGATCAACGCCATCGAGCGCGGCGGCGACTACGGCTGGCCGATCGCGAGCGAGGCGTGCCGGTACGGTACCGACGACCCCGTCGCGCCCGGCCACGACGAGCGCGACGACGTGACCGCGCCGGTCCACCACTGGCCCTGCGGCTCCGGCGGGTTCCCGCCGAGCGGCGCGGTCTTCTACGACGGCGACGCGTTCCCCGAGTGGCGGGGAGACCTCCTCGCGGGCACGCTCGCGGGCGAGTACCTCGGTCGGTTCACGATCGACGGCGCGGGAGCCGAGGGGGCGTCGGTGACGGAGCGCGATCCGCTGCTCGGCGATCGGGAGTGGCGCATGCGCGCGGTCGCGGTCGAACCGGCTACCGGCCACCTCTACGTTGCGGTCGACGACGCCGACGCGCCGCTGGCGCGACTCGTTCCCGAGTGA
- a CDS encoding putative RNA uridine N3 methyltransferase translates to MRTEDGLTICVPSSLVREAEDDREATRKLGYVARAAAVFRADRLVVFPDREGDGRRDGEYVRTVLGYAATPPDLRKDLWGQRDELRYVGVLPPLRVPWRTGSTPSGEESKTQGLVTEVGPEGRVRVNSPLREHPISLLVPSGTEVEQGERVTIRVSSREPVRARIAGKPEAGFQVVAADLSEALAGDGLAVATSRHGEELSVSRLGGLVSDAREAGGYTVAFGAPERGLPEMLGLSPDRIRAAVADGRSVEPDPGFDLWLNTIPAQASEVVRTEEALFATLGSLTLTE, encoded by the coding sequence ATGCGTACCGAAGACGGACTCACGATCTGCGTTCCGTCTTCGCTCGTCCGGGAGGCCGAGGACGACCGCGAGGCGACTCGCAAACTCGGCTACGTCGCCCGTGCGGCGGCGGTGTTCCGGGCGGATCGGCTGGTCGTCTTCCCCGACCGGGAAGGCGACGGTCGACGGGACGGGGAGTACGTCCGCACCGTGCTGGGGTACGCCGCGACGCCGCCGGATCTCCGAAAGGACCTCTGGGGGCAACGCGACGAACTCCGGTACGTCGGCGTGCTACCCCCGCTCCGCGTGCCGTGGCGGACCGGCTCGACCCCTAGCGGGGAAGAGTCGAAAACACAGGGACTCGTGACTGAGGTCGGACCTGAAGGCCGCGTCCGGGTCAATTCCCCGCTGCGGGAACACCCGATCTCCCTGCTCGTTCCCTCCGGAACGGAGGTCGAGCAGGGGGAGCGCGTCACCATCAGGGTCTCTTCGAGAGAACCGGTCCGCGCCCGCATCGCCGGGAAGCCCGAGGCGGGCTTCCAGGTCGTGGCCGCGGACCTGTCGGAAGCGCTCGCCGGCGACGGACTGGCCGTCGCGACGTCGCGACACGGGGAGGAACTCTCCGTCTCGCGGCTCGGCGGCCTCGTCTCGGACGCGCGGGAGGCCGGCGGATACACCGTCGCCTTCGGCGCGCCCGAGCGGGGGCTTCCGGAGATGCTCGGGCTTTCGCCCGACCGCATTCGGGCGGCCGTCGCCGACGGCCGCTCGGTCGAACCCGATCCGGGGTTCGACCTCTGGCTGAACACGATCCCGGCACAGGCGAGCGAGGTCGTCCGGACGGAGGAGGCTCTGTTCGCGACCCTCGGCTCGCTCACACTCACGGAGTAA
- a CDS encoding 50S ribosomal protein L3, giving the protein MPQPSRPRKGSLGYGPRTRADSEVPRIRSWPEDDGAPALQGFAGYKAGMTHVMMVNDEANSPREGMEEAVPVTVVETPQMYAVALRAYEDTPYGQKPVAEVWSGEFHEELDRALDLPAEDTFEEDADELRALLDDDVVDDVRVITHTAPSELSNVPKKKPDVMETRVGGGSLADRADLALDLVAEGGAHEFGDVFRAGQYTDVSGITKGKGTQGPVKRWGVQKRKGKHARQGWRRRIGNLGPWNPSRVRSTVPQQGQTGYHQRTELNKRLIDFGEGDDASVDGGFVNYGEVDGEYALVKGSLPGPDQRLLRLRPAIRPNDQPRLDPEVRYVSTESNQG; this is encoded by the coding sequence ATGCCACAACCAAGCCGACCACGAAAAGGCTCGCTGGGCTACGGCCCGCGCACCCGCGCAGACAGCGAGGTGCCGCGCATCCGTTCGTGGCCAGAAGACGACGGGGCCCCTGCTCTACAGGGATTCGCCGGCTACAAGGCCGGGATGACCCACGTCATGATGGTCAACGACGAGGCGAACTCGCCGCGTGAAGGGATGGAAGAGGCCGTCCCCGTCACCGTCGTCGAGACGCCGCAGATGTACGCAGTCGCCCTACGCGCCTACGAAGACACGCCGTACGGACAGAAGCCGGTCGCGGAGGTCTGGAGCGGCGAGTTCCACGAGGAGCTCGACCGAGCGCTCGACCTGCCGGCGGAAGACACCTTCGAGGAGGACGCCGACGAGCTTCGCGCGCTGCTCGACGACGACGTCGTCGACGACGTCCGCGTCATCACGCACACGGCCCCCTCGGAGCTCTCGAACGTTCCCAAAAAGAAGCCGGATGTCATGGAAACGCGCGTCGGCGGCGGCTCCTTAGCGGATCGCGCCGACCTCGCGCTCGACCTCGTTGCCGAGGGCGGCGCCCACGAGTTCGGCGACGTCTTCCGCGCGGGACAGTACACCGACGTCTCCGGCATCACGAAGGGGAAGGGGACGCAGGGTCCCGTCAAGCGGTGGGGCGTTCAAAAACGGAAGGGCAAACACGCCCGCCAGGGATGGCGGCGCCGGATCGGTAACCTCGGTCCGTGGAACCCCTCCCGCGTTCGCTCCACCGTGCCCCAGCAGGGACAGACCGGCTACCACCAGCGGACCGAGCTCAACAAGCGCCTCATCGACTTCGGCGAGGGCGACGACGCCTCCGTCGACGGCGGCTTCGTCAACTACGGCGAGGTCGACGGCGAGTACGCGCTCGTCAAGGGCTCGCTGCCGGGACCGGACCAGCGTCTGCTGCGCCTCCGCCCGGCTATCCGGCCGAACGACCAGCCGCGCCTCGACCCCGAGGTCCGGTACGTTTCCACCGAATCCAACCAGGGATAA
- the rpl4p gene encoding 50S ribosomal protein L4 — MNATVHDLDGDEAGSIDLPAVFETAFRPDLIGRAVGAAQANRKQAYGADEFAGLRTPAESFGSGRGLAHVPRSENVARRVPHAVSGRAAHPPKAEKDQTKKLNDKERQFAIRSAIAATTDAETVAERGHAFDGDLDLPLVVSDEFEDLEKTQEALSVFEAVGVDADVERSEEGRSVRAGQGKARGRKYRQPKSVLVVTSEEPSRAARNLAGVDVATAGEVNAEDLAPGAHPGRLTLWTESAVSEVADR; from the coding sequence ATGAACGCAACAGTACACGACCTGGACGGCGACGAGGCGGGCAGCATCGATCTGCCGGCCGTCTTCGAGACCGCGTTCCGACCGGACCTCATCGGTCGCGCGGTCGGCGCCGCCCAGGCCAACCGAAAGCAGGCCTACGGGGCAGACGAGTTCGCCGGGCTGCGGACGCCCGCCGAGTCGTTCGGCTCCGGTCGCGGACTTGCGCACGTGCCGCGTTCCGAGAACGTCGCCCGTCGCGTCCCGCACGCCGTGTCGGGGCGCGCCGCGCACCCGCCGAAGGCCGAGAAAGACCAGACGAAGAAACTGAACGACAAGGAGCGACAGTTCGCCATCCGGTCGGCCATCGCGGCCACGACCGACGCCGAGACCGTCGCTGAACGCGGGCACGCGTTCGACGGGGACCTCGACCTCCCGCTCGTCGTGAGCGACGAGTTCGAGGACCTCGAGAAGACGCAAGAGGCCCTGAGCGTGTTCGAAGCCGTCGGCGTCGACGCCGACGTCGAGCGCTCCGAGGAGGGCCGCTCCGTCCGGGCCGGTCAGGGGAAGGCCCGCGGCCGCAAGTACCGCCAGCCGAAGTCCGTCCTCGTCGTCACCAGCGAGGAGCCGTCCCGCGCCGCCCGCAACCTCGCGGGCGTCGACGTCGCGACCGCGGGCGAGGTCAACGCGGAGGACCTCGCGCCGGGCGCGCATCCGGGCCGACTCACGCTGTGGACCGAAAGCGCCGTCTCGGAGGTGGCCGACCGATGA
- a CDS encoding 50S ribosomal protein L23: MNSIIENPIVTEQAMNEMDFDNKLLFLVDIDATKPEIKSEVAERYDVGVVDVNTQVTPQGEKKAVVTLSADDDATEIASRIGVF, encoded by the coding sequence ATGAACTCGATCATCGAGAATCCGATCGTCACCGAGCAGGCGATGAACGAGATGGACTTCGACAACAAGCTGCTGTTCCTCGTCGATATCGACGCGACCAAACCGGAGATCAAGTCCGAGGTCGCGGAGCGCTACGACGTAGGTGTCGTCGACGTGAACACGCAGGTGACGCCGCAGGGCGAAAAGAAGGCGGTCGTCACCCTCTCCGCGGACGACGACGCGACCGAAATCGCCTCGCGCATCGGGGTGTTCTAA
- a CDS encoding 50S ribosomal protein L2 yields MGRRIQGQRRGRGGPTFRAPSHRYKAELSHKKLEDVDTITGEIVGIEHDPARSAPLAEIEFEDGDRRLVLAPEGVRVGETIQVGVSAEIKPGNTLPLAEIPEGVPVCNVESNRGDGGKFARASGVSATLLTHDRDVAVVELPSGEVKRLDPQCRATIGVVAGGGRTEKPFVKAGNKHHKMKARGTKYPRVRGVAMNAVDHPFGGGGRQHPGQPKSVSRDAPPGRKVGDIASKRTGRGSNK; encoded by the coding sequence ATGGGACGACGAATTCAAGGACAACGGCGCGGACGCGGCGGCCCGACGTTTCGGGCCCCCTCCCACCGTTACAAGGCGGAACTGTCGCACAAGAAGCTCGAAGACGTGGACACGATCACCGGCGAGATCGTCGGAATCGAACACGACCCCGCCCGCTCGGCTCCGCTCGCGGAGATCGAGTTCGAGGACGGCGACCGTCGGCTCGTGCTCGCGCCGGAAGGCGTGCGCGTGGGCGAGACGATCCAGGTCGGCGTCTCGGCGGAGATCAAGCCGGGCAACACGCTCCCGCTGGCGGAGATCCCCGAGGGCGTCCCGGTCTGTAACGTCGAGAGCAACCGTGGGGACGGCGGAAAGTTCGCGCGCGCCTCCGGCGTGTCCGCGACGCTGCTCACCCACGACCGCGACGTCGCGGTCGTCGAGCTCCCCAGCGGCGAAGTGAAGCGGCTCGACCCGCAGTGCCGCGCCACGATCGGCGTGGTCGCGGGCGGCGGCCGGACGGAGAAGCCCTTCGTCAAGGCCGGTAACAAACACCACAAGATGAAAGCGCGCGGGACCAAATATCCGCGCGTGCGCGGCGTCGCGATGAACGCCGTCGACCACCCCTTCGGTGGCGGTGGTCGCCAACACCCCGGACAGCCGAAGTCCGTCTCGCGGGACGCCCCGCCGGGACGCAAGGTCGGTGACATCGCATCCAAGCGCACCGGACGAGGTAGCAACAAATGA
- a CDS encoding 30S ribosomal protein S19: protein MSSDYRTGREGKEFAYRGHSLDELQEMDVDEVAELLPARQRRSIVRGLGTEQQKLLETARSRDKETTADDPIRTHLRDMPILPEFVGVTFSVYNGHSFERVQVEPEMIGHYLGEFHLTRSTVEHGQAGIGATRSSKFVPLK from the coding sequence ATGAGTTCAGATTACCGCACCGGCCGCGAGGGCAAGGAGTTCGCCTACCGCGGTCACTCGCTCGACGAGCTGCAGGAGATGGACGTAGACGAGGTCGCGGAACTGCTCCCCGCACGCCAGCGGCGAAGTATCGTTCGCGGACTCGGCACCGAACAGCAGAAGCTGCTGGAGACGGCCCGGAGCCGCGACAAGGAGACGACGGCGGACGACCCGATCCGGACGCATCTGCGCGACATGCCGATCCTGCCGGAGTTCGTCGGCGTCACCTTCTCCGTGTACAACGGCCACAGCTTCGAGCGCGTTCAGGTCGAGCCCGAGATGATCGGGCACTACCTCGGTGAGTTCCACCTCACGCGAAGCACCGTCGAACACGGTCAGGCCGGCATCGGCGCGACCCGGTCCTCGAAGTTCGTGCCCCTCAAGTAA
- a CDS encoding 50S ribosomal protein L22, giving the protein MGINYSVEADPETTAKGMLRDRPISVKDSKEVSREIKGETVADAEEFLHEVIDEETSVPMRQHNAGAGHRSDIDGWDAGRYPEKAAKDFLKLLENVKNNADEQGFDGEEMVIKHVAPHKVGERPGRNPRAAGATEWNTTLADVELIIEEPEADN; this is encoded by the coding sequence ATGGGAATCAACTACAGCGTCGAGGCCGACCCGGAGACCACCGCCAAGGGGATGCTCCGCGACCGGCCCATCAGCGTGAAGGACAGCAAGGAGGTCTCCCGAGAAATCAAAGGCGAAACGGTCGCCGACGCGGAGGAGTTCCTCCACGAAGTCATCGACGAGGAGACCTCGGTACCGATGCGCCAGCACAACGCCGGCGCGGGTCACCGCTCCGACATCGACGGCTGGGACGCGGGACGATACCCCGAGAAGGCCGCCAAGGACTTCCTCAAGCTCTTGGAGAACGTCAAGAACAACGCCGACGAGCAGGGGTTCGACGGCGAGGAGATGGTCATCAAACACGTCGCCCCGCACAAGGTCGGTGAACGACCCGGTCGGAACCCTCGCGCCGCGGGCGCGACGGAGTGGAACACCACGCTCGCGGACGTCGAACTAATCATCGAGGAACCGGAGGCTGACAACTAA
- a CDS encoding 30S ribosomal protein S3: MADEHQFIEDGLRRSQINEFFADELGRAGYGGMDVAQTPMGTQIVLKAEKPGMVIGKGGKNIRKITTELEDRFDMDDPQIDVQEVDEPDLNAQIVADRLANALERGWYFRKAGHTTIDRIIDAGALGAEIVLSGKVTGARSRVEKFNRGYIKHNGEPAQEVVDHGQGVAVMKLGTIGVNVKIIPPGATLPDDFEVREDAEVPEVEQAAAGDDEGVEALLEEEPEEVPDADDDDVDVPDEDPAEAIDEEVVEEVVEETQDTATEATDVAAEEPVGDADADELDELDEEIESEAADLVAEMEAADEEDEEDE, from the coding sequence ATGGCTGACGAACACCAATTCATCGAGGACGGCCTGCGCCGTTCCCAGATCAACGAGTTCTTCGCGGACGAGCTCGGCCGCGCCGGCTACGGCGGGATGGACGTCGCCCAGACGCCGATGGGCACGCAGATCGTCTTGAAGGCCGAAAAACCCGGGATGGTGATCGGGAAGGGCGGGAAGAACATCCGCAAGATCACCACCGAGTTAGAGGACCGGTTCGACATGGACGACCCGCAGATCGACGTTCAGGAGGTCGACGAGCCGGATCTGAACGCCCAGATCGTCGCGGACCGTCTCGCGAACGCCCTCGAACGCGGCTGGTACTTCCGGAAGGCCGGCCACACGACGATCGACCGGATCATCGACGCGGGCGCGCTGGGCGCCGAGATCGTCTTGTCCGGCAAGGTCACCGGGGCGCGCTCGCGCGTCGAGAAGTTCAACCGCGGGTACATCAAGCACAACGGCGAGCCGGCCCAGGAAGTAGTCGACCACGGTCAGGGCGTCGCCGTCATGAAGCTCGGGACGATCGGCGTCAACGTGAAGATCATCCCGCCGGGCGCGACGCTTCCGGACGACTTCGAGGTCCGCGAGGACGCCGAGGTCCCGGAGGTCGAGCAGGCGGCCGCCGGCGACGACGAGGGCGTCGAGGCCCTCCTCGAAGAGGAGCCCGAAGAGGTGCCTGACGCGGACGACGACGACGTCGACGTTCCCGACGAGGACCCGGCCGAGGCCATCGACGAGGAGGTCGTCGAGGAAGTCGTCGAGGAGACGCAGGACACGGCGACCGAGGCGACCGACGTCGCCGCCGAGGAGCCTGTCGGCGACGCGGACGCCGACGAGCTCGACGAGCTCGACGAAGAGATCGAGTCCGAGGCGGCCGACCTCGTCGCGGAGATGGAGGCGGCCGACGAGGAAGACGAGGAGGACGAGTAA
- the rpmC gene encoding 50S ribosomal protein L29: MAILYTDEIRDMTAAERQVELEELETELLNSKAQRAAGGMPDSPGRVNELKKTIARVKTIQAEEGDFDEDEQ; encoded by the coding sequence ATGGCGATACTGTACACCGACGAGATCCGCGACATGACCGCGGCGGAGCGGCAGGTCGAACTCGAAGAGCTGGAGACCGAGCTGCTCAACTCGAAGGCGCAGCGGGCGGCCGGCGGCATGCCGGATAGCCCGGGCCGCGTCAACGAGCTGAAAAAGACGATCGCGCGGGTCAAGACGATTCAGGCGGAAGAAGGCGACTTCGACGAGGACGAACAGTGA